In Etheostoma spectabile isolate EspeVRDwgs_2016 chromosome 20, UIUC_Espe_1.0, whole genome shotgun sequence, the following are encoded in one genomic region:
- the LOC116669787 gene encoding class I histocompatibility antigen, F10 alpha chain, with translation MKWIQLLIPCLLMSTITCGPHSLKFLSTGRLKPGDQPSFEQLTVFDGVPISYCDSVTKREQLKPTLESQRLPEHCDEARLNIEASLYEIPRSMNSKVYVVQRRRGCILSANGMSAFESWAVDGTDFLSFDPESQRWTSQSPSAAPVEQRWNNEIDMNHAYRHFVRVICPQMITKIQLRSIQQQTELRVFAKPIVDTGQALLRCHVTTTDTSVSSVHLIGNGASRASWIRVTGPLPAENGSVILRLTADISQNRDHNTYGCTVQTGSHNITVFWDGTTLDGRNLLHHMSVLWKLLTVIAGVICTVSVVTMFPVQQYVAKCVKPKSSPPPPGVDPHLAEQFTRIMESVASPDLQSVILSVTQGREGHGESHEQWEVRIMLKDQSYYDPEFFAHQIDGAQR, from the exons gtccccactctctgaagttcttGTCTACAGGACGTCTGAAGCCTGGAGATCAGCCTTCATTTGAACAACTAACTGTATTTGATGGAGTTCCCATCTCTTACTGTGACAGCGTGACTAAAAGAGAACAACTCAAACCTACCCTGGAGTCCCAAAGGTTACCTGAACACTGCGATGAAGCGCGTCTTAATATCGAAGCGTCTCTTTACGAGATTCCAAGATCTATGAACAGCAAAGTCt ATGTTGTACAGCGGAGGCGGGGCTGCATCCTGTCAGCCAATGGGATGTCAGCTTTTGAATCCTGGGCAGTAGATGGGACGGACTTCTTAAGCTTTGACCCTGAATCTCAGAGATGGACGTCCCAGTCTCCCTCTGCAGCACCGGTGGAACAACGCTGGAACAACGAGATAGATATGAATCATGCCTATAGACACTTTGTCAGAGTGATCTGTCCACAGATGATCACGAAAATTCAGTTAAGATCAATACAGCAGCAAACAG AGCTACGTGTTTTTGCCAAGCCCATTGTGGACACAGGCCAGGCCCTGCTGAGGTGTCATGTGACCACTACTGACACATCAGTGAGCTCGGTGCATCTGATTGGAAACGGGGCTTCCAGGGCCAGTTGGATCAGGGTAACTGGACCGCTGCCCGCTGAAAACGGATCTGTGATCCTCCGCCTGACAGCTGACATCTCCCAGAACCGAGACCACAACACGTACGGCTGCACGGTACAAACAGGAAGTCACAACATCACTGTCTTTTGGG ACGGGACGACTCTTGACGGCAGAAATCTTCTTCATCACATGAGTGTCCTTTGGAAACTGCTAACTGTCATCGCTGGAGTCATCTGCACTGTGTCTGTTGTCACGATGTTTCCTGTGCAACAATATGTCGCTAAATGT GTGAAACCAAAGtccagtcctcctcctccaggaGTTGATCCACATCTGGCGGAGCAGTTTACCAGGATCATGGAGAGCGTTGCGTCTCCAGACCTGCAGAGCGTTATTCTTTCAGTCACACAGGGGAGGGAAGGACACGGAGAATCCCACGAGCAGTGGGAGGTGAGGATCATGTTGAAGGATCAAAGTTACTACGACCCAGAGTTCTTTGCTCATCAGATTGACGGAGCCCAGCGATAG